The Streptomyces sp. NBC_00162 genome window below encodes:
- a CDS encoding DUF4097 domain-containing protein, translating to MTGADGDGPRRGHRRAWITAAVLGALLVVAPVAWQAWSYGTVRNATLLGGSEGRRVTALEIVGGSANVTVTPRADQEVGYRAAISWSLKAPTIEESWLGDTLRLTPHCPGEGSWTAAGAGCSVQLGVTVPADIPVKVTAGSGRVSLSGLGGAVDAETDSGRIEIAGLRGALRAKVGSGSLLATGLASPHADVRVGSGRADAAFATPPDQVTARVASGRLALTVPPAARFRVRCATGSGRCEVPDALRDAGSPRTLDIESGVGRAEASYPAGP from the coding sequence GTGACGGGCGCCGACGGGGACGGACCCCGACGCGGGCACCGCCGTGCCTGGATCACCGCCGCGGTACTCGGCGCGCTGCTCGTCGTCGCCCCGGTCGCCTGGCAGGCGTGGTCGTACGGGACCGTCCGGAACGCCACCCTGCTCGGTGGCAGCGAGGGCCGCCGGGTGACCGCGCTGGAGATCGTGGGCGGCAGCGCGAACGTGACCGTCACCCCCCGCGCCGACCAAGAGGTCGGCTACCGCGCCGCGATCAGCTGGTCGCTCAAGGCGCCCACCATCGAGGAGAGCTGGCTGGGCGACACCCTGAGGCTGACCCCGCACTGCCCCGGCGAGGGCTCCTGGACGGCCGCCGGGGCCGGCTGTTCGGTCCAGCTGGGGGTGACCGTACCCGCGGACATCCCCGTGAAGGTGACGGCCGGGTCCGGCCGGGTCTCCCTCAGCGGCCTGGGCGGCGCCGTCGACGCGGAAACCGACTCGGGCCGGATCGAGATCGCCGGGCTGCGCGGGGCCCTGCGGGCGAAGGTGGGCTCCGGAAGCCTGCTGGCCACCGGCCTCGCCTCACCCCACGCCGACGTCCGGGTCGGATCCGGCCGCGCCGACGCGGCCTTCGCCACCCCGCCCGACCAGGTGACCGCCCGGGTCGCCTCCGGCCGCCTCGCCCTCACCGTGCCCCCGGCCGCCCGCTTCCGGGTCCGCTGCGCGACCGGCAGCGGCCGCTGCGAGGTCCCGGACGCCCTGCGCGACGCCGGCTCCCCCCGCACCCTGGACATCGAATCGGGCGTCGGCCGCGCCGAGGCCTCGTACCCGGCCGGACCCTAG
- a CDS encoding response regulator transcription factor, which translates to MRAVIAEDSVLLRIGLVKVLEMAGFEVAAETGDAEGLLAAVEEHRPELALVDVRMPPGFTDEGVRAALMIRRQYPDTAVLLLSQYVEERYAADLLATRSGAGIGYLLKQRVADVEEFVDALRRVAAGGTALDPQVVAQLLLRRGGGPDPLERLTPREREVLALMAEGRSNAGIAAELVVSESAVAKHINNIFAKLDLPPADGDHRRVLAVLRFLDGTP; encoded by the coding sequence GTGCGGGCTGTGATCGCCGAGGACTCCGTCCTGCTGCGCATAGGACTCGTCAAAGTCCTCGAAATGGCCGGATTCGAGGTGGCCGCCGAGACCGGCGACGCCGAGGGTCTGCTCGCCGCCGTCGAGGAACACCGCCCGGAGCTCGCGCTCGTCGACGTACGGATGCCGCCCGGCTTCACCGACGAGGGCGTTCGGGCGGCCCTGATGATCCGCCGGCAGTACCCGGACACGGCGGTGCTGCTGCTGTCCCAGTACGTGGAGGAGCGCTACGCCGCCGACCTGCTGGCCACCCGCAGCGGGGCCGGCATCGGCTACCTGCTCAAGCAACGGGTCGCCGATGTCGAGGAGTTCGTGGACGCCCTGCGGCGCGTCGCCGCGGGCGGGACCGCGCTCGACCCCCAGGTCGTCGCCCAGCTCCTGCTGCGCCGCGGCGGGGGACCGGACCCGCTGGAGCGCCTCACCCCGCGCGAGCGGGAGGTACTGGCCCTGATGGCGGAAGGCCGCTCCAACGCGGGGATCGCCGCCGAACTCGTCGTCAGCGAGAGCGCGGTGGCCAAACACATCAACAACATCTTCGCCAAGCTCGACCTGCCCCCGGCCGACGGCGACCACCGCCGGGTCCTCGCGGTGCTCCGCTTCCTGGACGGCACACCGTGA